The Bartonella sp. HY038 genome includes the window CCCATCTGTCATCAAAAATACAAGGGGCCGCCAATCGCCTTTCTGCTCTCCACTTGAACGGTGTATATCTCTATCCATGCAACGCATTAGACATTCAAGGGCTGCTCCGGTAAATGTTCCCCCTGTATTGGGTACTGTAATTTCAGTGAATTGAAAGTCTGGTAAAGCTGTTAATGGTACAAATTCGCGTGCTTCATTATCGAAGGTAATTATAGATATATATACGCTTTCAAGAGCATAAGGGTCCTGTCGCAGCATGCTTAACATTGCTTGTACGCCGACATTTACTGAATGGATTGATTCACCACGCATTGATCCCGATGTGTCAATAAGCAAATAAACAGGTAACCTACGCATTTAGATATAATTTCTTAAATGAGTAACAAAAGAGTCTGAAGGGGAAGGGGCACCAATAGCATTCAATTTCCAGCCGTTAGATTCACGTATAAGTTCGGCAAAAACCATTGAACATTGACCGTTGAAAGCAACCCCACCTGAAAGGTCAAAGCGTGCCATTTCGACATTACGGGCATCTACTGCTCGTATAAATGCGTTATTTATTTTTCCAAAATGTTGATTTAGCTTTTGCCCATTATAAATTTGAACGATGAACACAATTTTTTCATATTGTGGATCAAGAGTATTAAGCTTAGCAATGATTTGTTCATCATCACCGTCCCCCGCGCCGGTACGGTTGTCACCGGTAAGCCATATTTGTCCTGATTTATGTTTAAGATTATTAAAGAATATTATATCGCCGCCAACCAACGTTGGTTTGCCATTTTC containing:
- a CDS encoding VWA domain-containing protein, whose product is MRRLPVYLLIDTSGSMRGESIHSVNVGVQAMLSMLRQDPYALESVYISIITFDNEAREFVPLTALPDFQFTEITVPNTGGTFTGAALECLMRCMDRDIHRSSGEQKGDWRPLVFLMTDGVPSDAWAYSEAIKGVKIRSFGSIIACAIGPKAGYDHLKQLTDKIVALETLDSSAFSGLFKWVSVNVSSGSSSAGVNGNTNDLPPPPPEIQIVF
- a CDS encoding TerD family protein; the encoded protein is MSVSLRKGQGVSLRKNDYDLSLVTIGLGWDVNEEKKGFLGGIFSKKKDEYDLDVIAFLCNASGKIVSQGNIENGKPTLVGGDIIFFNNLKHKSGQIWLTGDNRTGAGDGDDEQIIAKLNTLDPQYEKIVFIVQIYNGQKLNQHFGKINNAFIRAVDARNVEMARFDLSGGVAFNGQCSMVFAELIRESNGWKLNAIGAPSPSDSFVTHLRNYI